From one Amia ocellicauda isolate fAmiCal2 chromosome 17, fAmiCal2.hap1, whole genome shotgun sequence genomic stretch:
- the txnrd2.2 gene encoding thioredoxin reductase 2, tandem duplicate 2, with protein MAALCRWRHRFKRTLDLRNITRNLSTNYDYDLVVIGGGSGGLACSKEAAQFGKKVAVLDYVEPSPKGTRWGLGGTCVNVGCIPKKLMHQSALLGSAVKDAGKYGWKISSPVTHDWPTMARAVQDHVRSLNWGHRVQLQDKKVTYLNMKGSFVDEHTIRGVTKAGKETVFTAGNIVIATGGRPKYPTHIPGALEHGISSDDIFWLQESPGKTLVVGASYVALECAGFLTGIGLDTAVMVRSIPLRGFDQQMAHLVTDYMESYGTKFFWNSVPKKVEKLQTGGLQVTWAGQDSGHERQDTFDTILWAVGRAPETKALNLESIGVEINKESGKILVAANEATSIPHIYSIGDISEGRPELTPTAIKAGKLLARRLFDKTSELMNYDNVPTTVFTPLEYGCVGLSEEEALVRHGKDNIEVFHAFYKPLEFTVAERDASQCYIKVVCLREGDQRILGLHFTGPNAGEVTQGFALGLQCGATYSQLQETVSIHPTCAEEITKLHISKRSGLDPTVTGC; from the exons ATGGCTGCGCTCTGCAGGTGGAGACACCGCTTTAAACGGACACTAGATCTGCGAAACATAACCAGGAATCTGTCAA cAAATTATGACTATGATTTGGTGGTTATTGGTGGAGGATCAGGAGGTCTGGCTTGTTCAAAAGAAG CTGCACAGTTTGGGAAGAAAGTTGCTGTCCTAGACTATGTGGAGCCTTCACCTAAAG GGACCAGGTGGGGTCTGGGTGGGACCTGTGTCAAtgtgggctgcattcccaagaAGCTGATGCATCAGTCTGCTCTACTGGGGAGCGCAGTGAAAGATGCCGGGAAATACGGCTGGAAAATCTCTAGTCCAGTAACGCATGACTG GCCGACAATGGCACGGGCTGTGCAGGACCATGTGCGATCCCTCAACTGGGGCCATCGAGTTCAGCTGCAGGACAA AAAAGTGACGTATTTAAACATGAAAGGAAGCTTTGTGGATGAGCATACTATCAGAGGAGTAACTAAAGCTGGAAAGGAG ACTGTCTTTACTGCTGGGAATATTGTAATTGCAACTGGAGGACGGCCAAAGTACCCCACACAT ATTCCAGGGGCACTGGAACATGGAATTTCAAGCGATGACATTTTCTGGTTACAAGAATCACCTGGAAAAAC GCTCGTTGTTGGTGCCAGCT ACGTGGCCCTAGAGTGTGCTGGTTTTCTGACGGGCATTGGTTTGGACACGGCTGTCATGGTGCGCAGTATCCCCCTGCGAGGCTTTGACCAG CAAATGGCCCACTTGGTGACGGACTATATGGAGTCGTACGGCACCAAGTTCTTCTGGAATAGCGTTCCCAAGAAAGTGGAGAAGCTGCAGACAGGAGGCCTCCAGGTGACGTGGGCAGGTCAGGACTCGGGACACGAGCGGCAGGACACCTTTGACACCATCCTGTGGGCTGTAG GTAGAGCCCCTGAAACCAAGGCTTTGAATCTGGAAAGCATCGGAGTGGAGATCAACAAAGAATCAGGAAAAATCCTTGTGGCTGCAAATGAAGCTACATCCATACCTCATATCTACTCCATTGGAGACATCAGCGAA GGCCGACCTGAACTGACCCCCACAGCCATCAAGGCGGGAAAACTTTTGGCCAGAAGGCTGTTTGACAAGACCAGTGAGCTGATGAACTACGACAAC GTCCCCACCACCGTGTTCACCCCACTGGAGTATGGCTGTGTGGGGCTGTCCGAGGAAGAGGCGCTGGTGCGGCACGGGAAAGACAACATTGAG GTCTTCCATGCCTTTTACAAGCCTTTGGAGTTCACGGTGGCAGAAAGAGATGCCAGCCAGTGTTACATCAAG GTGGTGTGTTTACGGGAGGGTGACCAGCGAATCCTGGGACTTCACTTCACTGGACCCAATGCCGGGGAAGTCACCCAGGGCTTTGCTCTCGGACTACA GTGCGGTGCTACCTACTCCCAGCTGCAGGAAACTGTCAGCATCCACCCCACCTGTGCTGAGGAAATCACCAAACTCCACATCAGCAAGCGCTCAGGGCTGGACCCCACTGTCACGGGCTGCTGA